Genomic window (Agrobacterium larrymoorei):
AACGTGGACAAGACCTCCTGCGCCTGATCGACTGCGACTCCGCAATCGTGACGCTGTCGGTATCGGAGAGCGTCTACAACACTTTAAGGGTGGGCGCCCCTGCGACCTTTCGTCTTAGCCGCAGCCGGGTGGTTCTCGAAGGATCGGTCATACGTCTCGCCGGTTCTGGGGCCGCCACGATTTATGAGAACATGGCGATCGCTCCGAGCCAGCGTCACCTGCAGCGTTATGACGTCGCCCTCGATGTTCCCGCTCTACGCAGCGATCCCAACCTCCGGTGTCTTGCCGGGCGCACGGGCAGGGTGTTTTTCGAGAACCGCGCCTTCGATTGGCTGAGAGGATGGTGGGGCTAACACGTGGAGACGTTCTTCTATCTCAGTGAGCTCCAGTCGAGTTTCGCCCACATTGCCCTCGCAATGGGATTTGCTCTTCTCCTGCCGCATTTGCTCTACAGCAAAAACTGGACACACAGGACGGTTCTGTTCGGCATCGGAATGGTGCTCGCCGTGCGATACATCTGGTGGCGAGGCACTGCGACTCTCGCACCGTTCGGTTGGACATTCGACTGTCTTTTCAGCTGGTCCTTCTTCGCGCTGGAAGCTTTGTCCGTCCTCTCTTCATTGAGCGCCTTCACGATCTTGACGCGAACGAGTGAGCGTTCTTCTGAAGTTGAGCGGCACAGGTCGTGGTGGGTGCCTGCGCCCCCTCCCAAAGTGGCTGTCATGATTGCCACTTATAACGAGGATCAAACCGTTCTGGAAAGGACGATTGTCGGTGCAAAAGCCAGCGATCACCCAGACGTTCAGGTGCTCGTTCTGGACGATGGGCGCCGAGACTGGCTGCGCGATTTCTGCCAGGAGCATGATGTCCGGTATCTCCGCAGACCAGACAATAAGGGTTCCAAGGCCGGCAACATCAATCATGCCCTCGACGTTTTGGCGAGAGACGATGCCCCACCGGATTTCATCGCGGTGCTGGACGCGGACTTTGTTCCGCATACGGACTTCATCTCACGAGCGCTTGCCCTTTTCCATGATGATGCGGTGGGACTTGTGCAAACGCCTCAGCACTTCTTCAACCCGGATCCCATTCAGCATAATTTAGGATTGAGCCGTTCCTACCCAGACGAGCAGCGTTTTTTCTTCGATCACCTTCAGCCGAGCCGCGACGCGTGGGGAATTGCTTTTTGTTGCGGAACGTCCTCGGTGATCCGGTGGAAGGCCGTGCAGGCGGCTGGCGGCTTCCCTACGGACAGCATTACGGAAGACTTTATGCTGACACTGCAGTTGCAGGAGCACGGCTATCGGACGGTTTATCTCAACGAAGCATTGACCGAGGGCCTGGCTCCAGAAGGACTGAAGGAATATGTTACGCAGCGCGCGCGATGGTGCCTGGGGCTGATGCAGATCGCACGTGGCAGACTAGGCCCGTTTGCATCCAACAACCTGCGTCTGCGAGATCGTTGGAGCGTGCTGGATTCCGTTTTTTTCTGGCTGACGACATTCACCTTCCGTATCGCGTCGATGACATTCCCTCTCCTTTACTGGTTCTTCAACGTGACGGTGGTCAATGCCTCCGTCCCGGAGGTCATCAGCTACTTCGGCACATATATGGTCTGGATTCTGTTTGTGCTGAACTTCATCTCATCGGGGATGGTCATACCGATCGTCAACGATGTCAGCCAGTTGCTGGGTGCGATCCCCATATCGCGTGCCGCTATTGTGGGCTTGATAAAGCCCAAGGGGCACCCTTTCAGCGTCACGGCAAAGGGGGGAGACCGGACCAAGGTCGTTGTGCAGTGGAGGCTCATGCGGCCATTCATTATTCTGACCTCGCTCACCATCATCGGCATATTGATAGGACTCATGTCCGACCGTTTTGCGTTTAACGATGCAGGTGACGGCAAGGTCATCATCCTGTTCTGGACCGTCTATAATCTCGTCATCCTTGCAGTCACCTTAGCAGTCTGCATAGAGCTCCCGAGATTGGAGAAACATTATGCGGACCGTCCCGAGCGCGTGGTGATCAACCTAGGCGGCAAGCTGAAACGTGTGTGGATGACGGATCTGACGCAGGAAACGGCCCGACTGCGGGGCTTGAATGCGAATGTCGCCACAAAGATCATCATGAAGATCAACGGGATAGGGGATTTCGAGGCGACCGTTCTCGAGCAAGCGGACGACGGCGTCGTCGTTTCTCTCGGTCTTGCAGAGACACAGTATCAGATCCTGCTAAAACGCCTCTATGCGCAAGGCGCCGTTCCAAGCGTCACCTCCACAAGGCTGTCGGCGATCCTGAAGGATGCTACCGCCCGTCTTGCCCGTCCATAGGCTGCTTTGCCTTGTCTGTGTCGTCGGGCCGGTCCATGTTTGCCTGCATCCTTGAGATCGCCGAGCCGATGGTTGCAAGCTCGGAGGTTCTGTAGCTCTCATAGGGGTAGACGTCCTCTCCGTCGGCGACGGCCTTCGCACTGTTGGCGAGATGATGGAATGGACGAATGAAGGAAATGATGAACAGCGATGTCAGGACAAGAAGAAACAGGCAGAGCATGGCGAGGTTGAAAAGGAGCTGGCTGGAGAAGCTGCTCGCTGGCTCGCTAATCGCATTCGCATCGATCCTTGCGACGATCGACCATCCAAACTTGGGGAGGGTACGATAGCTGGCCTCAGGCAGCGTTGCGACGAAATAGTTTTTTCCATCGGGCCAAACTTCCAGGCTGACACCCGTCGCCCCGGTTCTCGCTCTTCCGAGGCTTGGCAGATCCAGGTTGAGGATGCTCTGCTCCTCAGAGGATATCACGGCGGTACCCTCCGGGTTCACAATAAACACGCCAACGTTAAGCGCGTTGCTCAACTCCTCCACGTAGGTTTTAGCCCATTCCAGATTGAGATGGAGGCCAAGAACGCCAACCACAGTTTGGTCAGCACCTGCAATGGGTTTGGCCATGTCAAGAAATCTCAGGGGTTCCCCGTTCTCCAAGGCAGGGAGCTTTGACGCAAGGAGTACCGCTTCATGGGCGTCACCCGCAAAATCCCCCTGGAGACCTTGCTGAAACCATGGACGAGTAGAGACGTCTTCTCCTCTAAGAAGACCATTCGATGCCACTTGGACGCGTCCGTCACTCCCTGCATACCCAGCCCAGGAGATGATCTGGCCTGTGCCGACGAGTGTCGAGAGGTTGTCCTGGATGTTCGCCGGTTCGGTGACGGAAAGCGATTTCGCCAGGATTTCGAGGTTGGCCCATTCTCTGTAGAGGGAGGCGGCAAAAGCCGTCTGCACCCCTCGGGCTCGTGTTTCGACAGCGGTGCGTAGGCTCAACTCCTGAAAGCTCCGAACCTTATCGTTGACAACATTGAATACGATTGCGGCTCCGACGAGGAGGCAGACAAGCATAAAACCTATCGTAATCAGAGTAAGCGACGGCAGCCGGCTTTTTGCGAGGGTGGGCTTGGGCACTGAATATTCCTTTGCAACGTCTACCGGACATTAAATTCCCCGGAAGGTTGCAGCAATCTGCCGATTATAACGGGTCGTTTATCCGTCCGTAGTCACACTCATCGTCGCTCGTCAGGAGAGGCTGCTACTTTCGCCATCGGGTTTGCATAGTCAGTTGGTCGATCAAGGCGACAATCCTGCCGGTTGGCAAAAGACGTCCTTACTCTCTCAAAGCTTCGTGAGTGGTGGCGAATGTCTCGGCGAGTTCGGTCAGCGTTGCGCCCGTCGTGATGATACTGGCCATAAGAGGATCATCGATAGGGCGAAGGCAGGCAGCAGAGGACGGGCGACGTACCTTTCGTCTGCCTTAATCTGGATGCGTTTGACGCCGACCTTGATCTTCGCTTCTCAAGATTCTCGCGGCCAGGGTGCTGACGGTATGGCGCCGTCAATATCCCTCAGTCCTGTCCGAACCCTTTTAGGATGATATCGATGATCCTTTTCACTTGGCTCTCGTCAAGCGCATAGGCTGGAAGGGGCGGCAGCTTCTGGTTATTTTCAAGTGAGAGAAGCTCAAAACGCCTGGAAACCGGGTCGAGATTGGCCAGCATATGGATCGCAGAACCGCGCGCGAATTCATACTGCCAGATCGCCTCGTCTCTCGAATAGCGAGGAAAGGTTCGGCAGATCGCATCGATAAAGCGACGGGCGACATGCTCGTTCAACCCGAATGCGTCGTACCCGGCTCGCGCATCGACGCGCATCTGGAAAATATTTCGCACATAAAGGCTACCGCCATCCTGTGACCGTGAGACCGTCAGAATA
Coding sequences:
- a CDS encoding glycosyltransferase, giving the protein METFFYLSELQSSFAHIALAMGFALLLPHLLYSKNWTHRTVLFGIGMVLAVRYIWWRGTATLAPFGWTFDCLFSWSFFALEALSVLSSLSAFTILTRTSERSSEVERHRSWWVPAPPPKVAVMIATYNEDQTVLERTIVGAKASDHPDVQVLVLDDGRRDWLRDFCQEHDVRYLRRPDNKGSKAGNINHALDVLARDDAPPDFIAVLDADFVPHTDFISRALALFHDDAVGLVQTPQHFFNPDPIQHNLGLSRSYPDEQRFFFDHLQPSRDAWGIAFCCGTSSVIRWKAVQAAGGFPTDSITEDFMLTLQLQEHGYRTVYLNEALTEGLAPEGLKEYVTQRARWCLGLMQIARGRLGPFASNNLRLRDRWSVLDSVFFWLTTFTFRIASMTFPLLYWFFNVTVVNASVPEVISYFGTYMVWILFVLNFISSGMVIPIVNDVSQLLGAIPISRAAIVGLIKPKGHPFSVTAKGGDRTKVVVQWRLMRPFIILTSLTIIGILIGLMSDRFAFNDAGDGKVIILFWTVYNLVILAVTLAVCIELPRLEKHYADRPERVVINLGGKLKRVWMTDLTQETARLRGLNANVATKIIMKINGIGDFEATVLEQADDGVVVSLGLAETQYQILLKRLYAQGAVPSVTSTRLSAILKDATARLARP
- a CDS encoding cache domain-containing protein, with product MPKPTLAKSRLPSLTLITIGFMLVCLLVGAAIVFNVVNDKVRSFQELSLRTAVETRARGVQTAFAASLYREWANLEILAKSLSVTEPANIQDNLSTLVGTGQIISWAGYAGSDGRVQVASNGLLRGEDVSTRPWFQQGLQGDFAGDAHEAVLLASKLPALENGEPLRFLDMAKPIAGADQTVVGVLGLHLNLEWAKTYVEELSNALNVGVFIVNPEGTAVISSEEQSILNLDLPSLGRARTGATGVSLEVWPDGKNYFVATLPEASYRTLPKFGWSIVARIDANAISEPASSFSSQLLFNLAMLCLFLLVLTSLFIISFIRPFHHLANSAKAVADGEDVYPYESYRTSELATIGSAISRMQANMDRPDDTDKAKQPMDGQDGR
- a CDS encoding TetR/AcrR family transcriptional regulator, with protein sequence MEFINDPEGEEDGAQRRNLTRQTILSAAKELVARKGPNGTTVRDITAASGANGAAVNYYFQSKDALVRLATQEITGDVNRERLAQLDKLEKAANGQPLQPRQILEALIEPILTVSRSQDGGSLYVRNIFQMRVDARAGYDAFGLNEHVARRFIDAICRTFPRYSRDEAIWQYEFARGSAIHMLANLDPVSRRFELLSLENNQKLPPLPAYALDESQVKRIIDIILKGFGQD